The following are encoded together in the Streptomyces rapamycinicus NRRL 5491 genome:
- a CDS encoding recombinase family protein, translating to MTNDSQLVPVVAYARISADLARDGHGVEDQHRVNDETAATLGLKIVHYYTDNDLSAAKADLVRPDFEAMLRALKAGRLPDAQPVRGAIVVADDRLVRRVGDYERFVDALTYEDGRVYADAKGLKDLYNEDVESMGLFGVVIAKAEVRKIKRRTRRSHRRRAEEGIPVGGKRPFGWKDDKLTLEPDEAALLAQAARDVIAGKSLHSIQLRWNDAGVRTVHGNEWRSRSLKLALWNPRLCGWRKHNGELVRDVNGLPVVGKWEPIITPKEWMAIDALFSARIGPNIKADGTVTDYRTPSYLLTGILRCGKPKGDGQICNAPLRVSVRPDLSGGYVYQCQSRSMGGCGGSARNGAKVDEYITEAVLAKLEERTAAKTQLDAEWGGQEELDRLMVKQRKMLQAWQEDQISDELFFPENHKMESRIKELRKERTQHALQVQRASVVTEDVREQWYSGKLDIAQKRALIREALHAVIVLPVGGGGRRPFNPDLLVPKWTES from the coding sequence ATGACCAACGACTCTCAGTTAGTGCCGGTGGTGGCCTACGCGCGGATCTCCGCAGATCTGGCCAGGGACGGGCACGGAGTCGAAGATCAGCACAGGGTGAACGACGAGACGGCTGCAACGCTGGGCCTGAAGATCGTTCACTACTACACGGACAACGACCTTTCAGCGGCCAAAGCCGATCTTGTGCGGCCCGACTTCGAGGCCATGCTGAGGGCGCTCAAGGCCGGACGCCTCCCGGATGCCCAGCCGGTGCGTGGCGCGATCGTCGTTGCGGATGACCGATTGGTGCGGCGCGTCGGTGACTATGAGCGCTTCGTGGATGCCCTGACCTATGAAGACGGGCGGGTGTACGCGGACGCCAAGGGGCTGAAGGATCTCTACAACGAAGACGTTGAGTCCATGGGGCTGTTCGGTGTTGTCATCGCGAAGGCGGAAGTGCGCAAGATCAAGCGGCGCACCCGTCGCTCGCATCGGCGGCGGGCGGAGGAGGGAATCCCTGTCGGGGGGAAACGGCCGTTCGGGTGGAAGGACGACAAGCTAACGCTTGAGCCAGATGAGGCCGCGCTTTTGGCCCAAGCTGCGCGGGATGTGATCGCGGGAAAATCCTTGCACTCCATTCAGCTTCGATGGAATGACGCGGGGGTGCGGACGGTCCATGGCAACGAATGGCGAAGCCGGTCACTCAAGCTAGCACTGTGGAATCCTCGGCTGTGCGGCTGGCGCAAGCACAACGGGGAGTTGGTGCGAGATGTTAACGGTCTCCCCGTTGTCGGAAAATGGGAGCCCATTATTACGCCGAAGGAATGGATGGCCATCGACGCTCTATTTTCGGCGCGAATTGGGCCTAACATCAAAGCGGACGGTACGGTCACGGACTACCGCACTCCCTCGTACCTCCTCACTGGGATTCTTCGATGCGGGAAGCCGAAAGGGGACGGGCAGATCTGTAACGCCCCTTTGCGGGTGAGTGTCAGGCCGGATCTCTCAGGCGGATACGTTTACCAGTGCCAGAGTCGGTCCATGGGTGGCTGTGGTGGAAGTGCCCGGAACGGCGCCAAAGTCGACGAGTACATCACGGAAGCGGTCCTGGCGAAGCTGGAGGAGCGCACTGCGGCCAAGACCCAGCTAGATGCCGAGTGGGGTGGGCAGGAGGAGCTTGATCGCCTCATGGTCAAGCAGCGGAAGATGTTGCAGGCTTGGCAGGAAGACCAGATCTCGGATGAGCTGTTCTTCCCGGAGAACCACAAGATGGAGTCCCGGATCAAGGAACTCCGCAAGGAGCGGACGCAGCACGCCTTGCAGGTTCAGCGTGCTTCAGTGGTCACAGAGGACGTCCGGGAGCAATGGTATTCGGGAAAGCTCGACATAGCCCAGAAGCGTGCCCTCATCCGCGAAGCACTGCATGCTGTGATCGTTCTTCCAGTCGGCGGAGGGGGTAGGCGCCCATTTAACCCTGACCTCCTCGTTCCCAAGTGGACGGAAAGCTAG
- a CDS encoding DUF6247 family protein codes for MTTSATGQPLIPQPPATVTALRQAVAQIAPAALHAFTRELDQAADQSRQASDLAPLQRFIAQWAVYVHIQRQPNIAKEFRHWEDAAETGDATQARRAASAIGKILDDAHAALGLPSR; via the coding sequence ATGACCACCTCCGCCACTGGGCAGCCACTCATCCCTCAGCCGCCTGCCACTGTCACGGCCCTTCGCCAGGCCGTCGCGCAGATCGCCCCCGCCGCCCTTCATGCCTTCACGCGGGAGCTGGATCAGGCCGCCGACCAGTCGCGGCAGGCTTCCGACCTGGCCCCTCTCCAGCGGTTCATCGCCCAGTGGGCCGTCTACGTCCACATTCAGCGGCAGCCGAATATCGCGAAAGAGTTCCGTCACTGGGAGGACGCTGCCGAGACAGGCGACGCGACGCAGGCCCGACGTGCCGCGTCCGCAATCGGCAAGATCCTGGACGACGCACATGCCGCGCTCGGACTCCCATCTCGATGA